The following coding sequences are from one Onychomys torridus chromosome 16, mOncTor1.1, whole genome shotgun sequence window:
- the Chadl gene encoding chondroadherin-like protein isoform X1: protein MEGPQSSTPAFRLLLLLLLVLPLGPAWHVAAQRCPQTCVCDNSRRHVTCRHQNLTEVPNTIPELTQRLDLQGNMLKVIPPAAFQDLPHLTHLDLQHCQVELVAEGAFRGLGRLLLLNLASNRLSMLPQEALDGLGSLRRLELEGNMLEELRPGAFGALGSLATLNLANNALVYLPAMAFQGLLRTRWLQLSHNALSVLAPEALAGLPALRRLSLHHNELQALPGAALSQARSLARLELGHNPLTYTGEEDGLALPGLRELALDHGALQALGPRAFAHCPRLHTLDLRGNQLTTLPPLQGPGQLRRLRLQGNPLWCACHARPLLEWLVRARVRSDGACRGPRRLRGEALDALRPSDLRCPGDAAAAAEEEDEDEERPAGPRVPPRSPHPEAAAAAARAAPCPPACVCVGETRHSACDGRGLQAVPRGFPNDTQLLDLRRNHFPSVPRAAFPGLRQLVSLHLQHCAIAELEPGALAGLDRLLYLYLSDNQLAGLSAAALEGAPRLAYLYLEHNRFPRVPGAALRALPSLFSLHLQDNAVERLAPGDLAGARALRCLYLSGNLITQVSPGALGPARELEKLHLDRNQLREVPTGALEGLPALTELQLSGNPLRALQDGAFQPVGRSLQQLFLNSSGLEQISPRAFSGLGTGLRNLYLQKNRLQSLPALLWLSGLELIDLSGNPFHCDCQLLPLYRWLTGLNLRVGATCTTPPSVRGQKVKAAATVFEACPGWTARKAKRTPTSRFSARRNPISRRH from the exons ATGGAGGG TCCCCAGAGCTCCACCCCTGCtttcaggctgctgctgctgctgcttttggtGTTGCCGCTGGGTCCAGCTTGGCACGTAGCTGCCCAGCGATGCCCACAGACCTGTGTCTGTGATAACTCCAGGCGGCATGTGACCTGCCGGCACCAGAACCTCACCGAGGTGCCGAACACCAtccctgag CTGACCCAGAGGCTGGACCTCCAGGGCAACATGCTGAAGGTCATCCCTCCAGCCGCCTTCCAGGACCTGCCTCACCTCACACATCTGGACCTGCAGCACTGCCAGGTGGAGCTGGTGGCCGAGGGTGCCTTTCGAGGCCTGGGCCGCCTGCTCCTCCTCAACCTGGCTTCCAACCGCCTGAGCATGCTGCCCCAGGAGGCTCTGGACGGGCTAGGCTCCCTGAGGCGGCTGGAGCTGGAGGGGAACATGCTGGAGGAGCTGCGGCCGGGGGCCTTCGGTGCCCTTGGCTCGCTGGCCACGCTCAACTTGGCCAACAACGCCTTGGTCTACCTGCCCGCCATGGCCTTCCAGGGGCTGCTGCGCACTCGCTGGCTGCAACTGTCTCACAACGCGCTCAGCGTGCTGGCCCCCGAGGCCCTGGCCGGCCTGCCGGCTCTGCGCCGCCTCAGCCTGCACCACAACGAGCTGCAGGCCCTGCCCGGGGCCGCCCTGTCCCAGGCCCGCAGCCTGGCGCGGCTGGAGCTGGGCCACAACCCGCTCACCTACACGGGTGAGGAGGACGGCCTGGCGCTGCCCGGCCTGCGGGAGCTGGCCCTGGACCACGGGGCCCTGCAAGCGCTCGGCCCCCGGGCCTTCGCCCACTGCCCGCGCCTGCACACCCTCGACCTCCGCGGGAACCAGCTCACCACCCTGCCCCCGCTGCAGGGCCCGGGCCAGCTGCGCCGCCTGCGGCTGCAGGGCAACCCGCTGTGGTGCGCCTGCCACGCGCGGCCCCTGCTCGAGTGGCTGGTGCGGGCTCGCGTGCGCTCGGACGGCGCGTGCCGGGGCCCGCGGAGGCTGCGAGGCGAGGCCCTGGACGCGCTGCGGCCTTCAGACCTGCGCTGCCCGGGAgacgcggcggcggcggcggaggaggaggacgaggacgaggagcGGCCGGCCGGGCCCCGAGTCCCTCCTCGCTCCCCGCACCCGgaggccgccgccgccgccgcgagGGCCGCGCCCTGCCCTCCGGCCTGTGTGTGCGTCGGGGAGACGCGGCACAGCGCCTGCGACGGCCGCGGCCTGCAGGCCGTGCCCCGCGGCTTCCCCAACGACACCCAGCTCCTGGACCTGAGGCGCAACCACTTCCCCTCGGTGCCCCGCGCGGCCTTCCCGGGCCTGCGCCAGCTGGTGTCGCTGCACCTGCAGCACTGCGCCATCGCGGAGCTGGAGCCCGGCGCCCTGGCGGGCCTGGACCGCCTGCTCTACCTCTACCTCTCCGACAACCAGCTCGCGGGCCTGAGCGCGGCAGCCCTCGAAGGGGCCCCCCGCCTCGCCTACCTGTACCTGGAGCACAACCGCTTCCCCAGGGTCCCCGGGGCTGCTCTGCGTGCCCTGCCCAGCCTCTTCTCGCTACACCTCCAGGACAACGCGGTGGAGCGCCTGGCACCTGGGGACCTGGCGGGGGCGCGGGCTTTGCGCTGCCTTTACCTGAGCGGAAATCTCATCACCCAGGTCTCGCCTGGGGCGCTGGGGCCGGCTCGGGAGCTGGAGAAGCTGCATCTTGACAGGAATCAGCTGCGAGAGGTGCCCACAGGAGCCTTGGAGGGGTTGCCTGCGCTCACAGAGCTGCAGCTCTCGGGGAACCCGCTCAGGGCTCTGCAAGATGGGGCCTTTCAGCCCGTGGGGCGCTCCCTGCAGCAGCTTTTCCTGAATAGCAGTGGCCTGGAGCAG ATTTCTCCCAGGGCCTTCTCAGGCCTGGGAACAGGGCTCCGGAACCTGTACCTGCAGAAGAACCGACTCCAGTCCCTGCCTGCGCTGCTGTGGCTCAGCGGGCTGGAGCTCATCGACCTCAGTGGTAATCCCTTCCACTGTGACTGCCAGCTGCTCCCACTGTACAG
- the Chadl gene encoding chondroadherin-like protein isoform X2: MEGPQSSTPAFRLLLLLLLVLPLGPAWHVAAQRCPQTCVCDNSRRHVTCRHQNLTEVPNTIPELTQRLDLQGNMLKVIPPAAFQDLPHLTHLDLQHCQVELVAEGAFRGLGRLLLLNLASNRLSMLPQEALDGLGSLRRLELEGNMLEELRPGAFGALGSLATLNLANNALVYLPAMAFQGLLRTRWLQLSHNALSVLAPEALAGLPALRRLSLHHNELQALPGAALSQARSLARLELGHNPLTYTGEEDGLALPGLRELALDHGALQALGPRAFAHCPRLHTLDLRGNQLTTLPPLQGPGQLRRLRLQGNPLWCACHARPLLEWLVRARVRSDGACRGPRRLRGEALDALRPSDLRCPGDAAAAAEEEDEDEERPAGPRVPPRSPHPEAAAAAARAAPCPPACVCVGETRHSACDGRGLQAVPRGFPNDTQLLDLRRNHFPSVPRAAFPGLRQLVSLHLQHCAIAELEPGALAGLDRLLYLYLSDNQLAGLSAAALEGAPRLAYLYLEHNRFPRVPGAALRALPSLFSLHLQDNAVERLAPGDLAGARALRCLYLSGNLITQVSPGALGPARELEKLHLDRNQLREVPTGALEGLPALTELQLSGNPLRALQDGAFQPVGRSLQQLFLNSSGLEQISPRAFSGLGTGLRNLYLQKNRLQSLPALLWLSGLELIDLSGNPFHCDCQLLPLYR, from the exons ATGGAGGG TCCCCAGAGCTCCACCCCTGCtttcaggctgctgctgctgctgcttttggtGTTGCCGCTGGGTCCAGCTTGGCACGTAGCTGCCCAGCGATGCCCACAGACCTGTGTCTGTGATAACTCCAGGCGGCATGTGACCTGCCGGCACCAGAACCTCACCGAGGTGCCGAACACCAtccctgag CTGACCCAGAGGCTGGACCTCCAGGGCAACATGCTGAAGGTCATCCCTCCAGCCGCCTTCCAGGACCTGCCTCACCTCACACATCTGGACCTGCAGCACTGCCAGGTGGAGCTGGTGGCCGAGGGTGCCTTTCGAGGCCTGGGCCGCCTGCTCCTCCTCAACCTGGCTTCCAACCGCCTGAGCATGCTGCCCCAGGAGGCTCTGGACGGGCTAGGCTCCCTGAGGCGGCTGGAGCTGGAGGGGAACATGCTGGAGGAGCTGCGGCCGGGGGCCTTCGGTGCCCTTGGCTCGCTGGCCACGCTCAACTTGGCCAACAACGCCTTGGTCTACCTGCCCGCCATGGCCTTCCAGGGGCTGCTGCGCACTCGCTGGCTGCAACTGTCTCACAACGCGCTCAGCGTGCTGGCCCCCGAGGCCCTGGCCGGCCTGCCGGCTCTGCGCCGCCTCAGCCTGCACCACAACGAGCTGCAGGCCCTGCCCGGGGCCGCCCTGTCCCAGGCCCGCAGCCTGGCGCGGCTGGAGCTGGGCCACAACCCGCTCACCTACACGGGTGAGGAGGACGGCCTGGCGCTGCCCGGCCTGCGGGAGCTGGCCCTGGACCACGGGGCCCTGCAAGCGCTCGGCCCCCGGGCCTTCGCCCACTGCCCGCGCCTGCACACCCTCGACCTCCGCGGGAACCAGCTCACCACCCTGCCCCCGCTGCAGGGCCCGGGCCAGCTGCGCCGCCTGCGGCTGCAGGGCAACCCGCTGTGGTGCGCCTGCCACGCGCGGCCCCTGCTCGAGTGGCTGGTGCGGGCTCGCGTGCGCTCGGACGGCGCGTGCCGGGGCCCGCGGAGGCTGCGAGGCGAGGCCCTGGACGCGCTGCGGCCTTCAGACCTGCGCTGCCCGGGAgacgcggcggcggcggcggaggaggaggacgaggacgaggagcGGCCGGCCGGGCCCCGAGTCCCTCCTCGCTCCCCGCACCCGgaggccgccgccgccgccgcgagGGCCGCGCCCTGCCCTCCGGCCTGTGTGTGCGTCGGGGAGACGCGGCACAGCGCCTGCGACGGCCGCGGCCTGCAGGCCGTGCCCCGCGGCTTCCCCAACGACACCCAGCTCCTGGACCTGAGGCGCAACCACTTCCCCTCGGTGCCCCGCGCGGCCTTCCCGGGCCTGCGCCAGCTGGTGTCGCTGCACCTGCAGCACTGCGCCATCGCGGAGCTGGAGCCCGGCGCCCTGGCGGGCCTGGACCGCCTGCTCTACCTCTACCTCTCCGACAACCAGCTCGCGGGCCTGAGCGCGGCAGCCCTCGAAGGGGCCCCCCGCCTCGCCTACCTGTACCTGGAGCACAACCGCTTCCCCAGGGTCCCCGGGGCTGCTCTGCGTGCCCTGCCCAGCCTCTTCTCGCTACACCTCCAGGACAACGCGGTGGAGCGCCTGGCACCTGGGGACCTGGCGGGGGCGCGGGCTTTGCGCTGCCTTTACCTGAGCGGAAATCTCATCACCCAGGTCTCGCCTGGGGCGCTGGGGCCGGCTCGGGAGCTGGAGAAGCTGCATCTTGACAGGAATCAGCTGCGAGAGGTGCCCACAGGAGCCTTGGAGGGGTTGCCTGCGCTCACAGAGCTGCAGCTCTCGGGGAACCCGCTCAGGGCTCTGCAAGATGGGGCCTTTCAGCCCGTGGGGCGCTCCCTGCAGCAGCTTTTCCTGAATAGCAGTGGCCTGGAGCAG ATTTCTCCCAGGGCCTTCTCAGGCCTGGGAACAGGGCTCCGGAACCTGTACCTGCAGAAGAACCGACTCCAGTCCCTGCCTGCGCTGCTGTGGCTCAGCGGGCTGGAGCTCATCGACCTCAGTGGTAATCCCTTCCACTGTGACTGCCAGCTGCTCCCACTGTACAGGTAG